A single genomic interval of Ancylobacter sp. IITR112 harbors:
- a CDS encoding AAA domain-containing protein — translation MAVAKKKSNSPLESRFKFAEDSFGRLPGGWDSHLRTATGAADGESYLLRLFKKTDTALDEDLRAIVTRGLRRIRRVLSSRRARDVLVEVLEIAEDQHELAIVMVDPGSPVSASTYRRRAREGRYLTSASRGVFWRNIVRIAEALTLCHDAGIVHGGVGIHSIFSHREESADYRLGGVEACVHISDGDLEASGHLFRPSATISFRQDWIDLAAVARELLGIEGDAPPQLLSVERRVLERLASPPQFQLFDGAVVLEELQNVIAELDRVGSSSDGELVLYPSRSVLQSDLPALASGAIPATDSDAIMQFVADDLLSAGVRLVPAGQDTVRLMTDLAIYNVRIMSDAVGMIEGAHQRRSNEWMHGAIDIVHRLHLSRNRASAEERVQNLGPGAKRWRDLLEPVRLAAGTVDVPVWFALILLEAFTLLREQFRLYPVDVLSPVKAEANVVWLAPCDDEERDARRETMGLRKAAETLRRELKHDDGKANWTLSQSARLAMGRERAPELSYEGSGLIGGKVAFAFGTNLSIPVGQRLFLRPRRDTGTERAIRRRLQNIMAARSNLELLRALDDPAQVAMDEVLRDIAAPGPPPADADLEQSKIQAWEAIVAGRSINVVVGPPGVGKTFLISHLVKSILQETPDARILVSSQNHETLVHMEEELRKFLPANATIVVRVERSRSSEKESTLRRSSTSLLRSVAKPDPASATVMANQLHQIVQALKPVDTSEQSIADRTLRDTDNLMLRSSDVTLATTSSHVLEEMIADGEQFDWVFIEEAARANGAELIGALLLGNRRVMIGDHNQLSPFDASDRRKFYDVSRAGELLRDAKEKLAAIPDLPGEVDVALDALKADEFLLRDVLAIASRLEEPFRSIAEREETRTSDTGKPSSIATTLREQSRMHPAICELVSNTFYKRQLLSSVRVKTRLQAVECTDGFPASPVVILDVPSLSMVKRRTFEQPVRRSIRNEVEATALLAAVKKMRPVIQKGERVPTLVILSPYLAQAHHLERLVQPQVDLSAGTLFGFASPRGDGKFVYTSDSFQGGEADLVAASLVRNNVLVGSRALGFIKNPQRLNVLLSRAKHKLVLATSRQFIRNAVEGIDPDAVNDELGFLRTMLDEMVRSCEVDLPTVGKAVSIVPVDEQGRLCP, via the coding sequence ATGGCCGTCGCGAAAAAGAAGAGTAACTCGCCGCTAGAATCGCGTTTCAAATTTGCCGAAGATTCTTTTGGTCGGCTGCCCGGAGGTTGGGACTCTCATCTGCGCACAGCAACAGGTGCCGCGGATGGTGAGTCGTACCTCCTGCGCCTCTTCAAGAAAACAGACACAGCGCTGGATGAGGATCTGCGGGCAATCGTCACCCGCGGATTGAGGCGGATACGACGTGTGCTGTCGTCACGTCGCGCCCGAGACGTTCTGGTCGAGGTACTCGAGATCGCGGAAGACCAGCACGAACTCGCGATCGTTATGGTTGATCCCGGAAGCCCAGTCTCTGCATCGACGTACCGACGCAGGGCGAGGGAGGGGCGCTATCTGACGAGCGCGAGTCGCGGTGTCTTTTGGCGGAACATCGTCCGCATCGCGGAAGCGCTCACGCTCTGTCACGACGCGGGCATTGTGCACGGTGGAGTCGGCATCCACTCGATATTCTCGCACAGAGAAGAGAGTGCCGATTATCGGCTCGGCGGTGTTGAGGCGTGCGTGCACATCTCGGATGGCGATCTCGAAGCATCCGGGCATCTGTTTCGGCCTTCCGCCACGATATCGTTCCGTCAGGACTGGATCGATCTTGCCGCCGTTGCGAGAGAGCTTCTTGGTATTGAGGGGGACGCTCCGCCGCAACTTCTCTCCGTCGAACGCCGAGTCCTGGAGAGGCTGGCCAGCCCACCGCAATTTCAGCTCTTCGATGGCGCTGTTGTTCTCGAAGAACTGCAAAACGTCATCGCTGAACTCGACCGGGTCGGCTCGAGTTCGGACGGCGAACTCGTCCTCTATCCATCGAGAAGCGTCCTACAGAGCGATCTGCCGGCTCTTGCGTCGGGAGCCATTCCCGCAACCGACAGCGACGCGATCATGCAGTTTGTCGCTGACGATCTGCTTTCGGCAGGTGTTCGCCTGGTCCCCGCCGGACAGGACACCGTGCGCCTCATGACAGACCTCGCGATCTACAACGTGCGGATCATGAGTGACGCTGTCGGGATGATCGAAGGCGCGCACCAGCGTCGCTCGAATGAATGGATGCACGGTGCCATCGATATCGTTCATCGGCTACATCTTTCCCGAAATCGAGCCAGCGCTGAAGAGCGCGTGCAGAATCTCGGACCAGGTGCCAAAAGATGGCGCGACCTGCTCGAACCCGTTCGATTGGCCGCCGGCACGGTCGACGTTCCCGTATGGTTCGCTCTCATCCTTTTGGAAGCCTTCACCCTCTTGAGGGAGCAATTTCGCCTCTATCCCGTCGATGTACTTTCGCCGGTCAAAGCAGAGGCGAATGTCGTCTGGTTGGCGCCCTGTGATGACGAGGAGCGCGATGCACGGCGCGAAACGATGGGTCTGCGCAAGGCAGCCGAGACCCTCAGGCGAGAGCTGAAACACGACGACGGAAAGGCGAATTGGACGCTGTCGCAGTCCGCACGCCTCGCGATGGGTCGCGAGCGCGCGCCCGAGCTCAGCTACGAAGGTAGCGGCTTGATTGGTGGGAAAGTAGCGTTCGCGTTCGGGACCAATCTGTCGATCCCCGTTGGGCAAAGGCTGTTCTTGCGCCCCCGCAGAGACACCGGCACCGAACGAGCCATCCGGCGGCGGCTCCAGAATATCATGGCCGCGAGATCGAATTTGGAGCTTCTGAGGGCATTGGACGACCCGGCGCAGGTCGCCATGGATGAGGTGTTGCGCGACATCGCCGCCCCGGGCCCGCCGCCAGCCGATGCTGACCTTGAGCAATCCAAGATCCAGGCTTGGGAGGCGATCGTCGCCGGCCGGTCCATCAATGTCGTTGTCGGACCGCCGGGCGTCGGCAAGACGTTTTTGATCTCGCACCTCGTCAAGAGCATTCTACAGGAAACGCCCGATGCTCGTATCCTCGTGTCGTCTCAGAACCATGAGACACTTGTGCACATGGAGGAGGAGCTTCGCAAGTTTCTCCCTGCAAACGCGACCATTGTCGTTCGCGTCGAGCGATCCCGCTCCAGCGAGAAAGAGAGCACGCTGAGGCGGAGCTCGACGTCTCTGCTGCGCTCGGTGGCGAAGCCGGATCCCGCGAGCGCGACGGTCATGGCCAATCAGCTCCATCAGATCGTCCAGGCACTCAAACCTGTCGATACCTCCGAACAGTCGATCGCCGATCGTACCCTACGTGACACCGACAACCTGATGTTGCGTTCATCGGATGTGACGCTGGCGACTACCTCTTCGCATGTATTGGAGGAGATGATCGCGGATGGCGAGCAGTTCGATTGGGTTTTCATCGAGGAAGCGGCGCGGGCCAACGGTGCAGAGCTGATCGGAGCACTGCTCCTTGGAAACCGGCGCGTCATGATCGGTGATCACAATCAACTATCTCCCTTCGATGCGTCCGATCGTCGGAAGTTCTACGATGTCAGCCGAGCGGGCGAACTCCTGCGCGATGCGAAGGAAAAGCTGGCCGCGATCCCCGACTTGCCGGGAGAAGTAGACGTCGCCCTCGATGCTTTGAAGGCGGACGAGTTTCTTCTGCGCGACGTCCTCGCCATCGCGTCCCGCCTCGAAGAGCCGTTCAGATCGATTGCCGAACGGGAAGAGACGAGAACCTCGGACACCGGCAAACCCAGCTCGATCGCCACCACGCTGCGCGAGCAAAGCCGCATGCATCCGGCCATATGCGAGCTGGTTTCCAACACGTTCTACAAACGCCAGTTGCTGTCCTCGGTCCGGGTGAAAACACGCCTGCAGGCCGTGGAGTGCACCGACGGATTCCCCGCTTCTCCGGTCGTCATTCTAGACGTGCCCTCATTAAGCATGGTCAAGCGACGGACATTCGAACAGCCTGTGAGGCGTTCAATCCGCAATGAGGTCGAGGCGACGGCATTACTGGCCGCCGTCAAGAAGATGCGACCTGTGATCCAGAAGGGCGAGCGGGTGCCGACGCTCGTGATCCTGTCCCCGTATCTGGCACAGGCCCATCACCTCGAGCGACTGGTCCAGCCTCAGGTCGATCTATCTGCGGGCACGCTGTTCGGCTTCGCGAGCCCGCGGGGCGATGGGAAGTTCGTATACACCAGCGACAGCTTCCAAGGCGGGGAGGCCGACCTCGTCGCAGCCAGCCTTGTGCGCAACAATGTTCTCGTCGGCTCGAGAGCTCTTGGCTTTATCAAGAACCCTCAGCGCCTGAACGTGCTGCTCAGTCGTGCCAAGCATAAGCTCGTCCTGGCAACCAGCCGCCAGTTCATCCGCAACGCGGTGGAGGGTATCGATCCTGACGCCGTAAACGACGAGCTCGGCTTTCTGCGGACCATGCTCGACGAAATGGTTCGCTCGTGCGAGGTCGACCTTCCGACCGTCGGCAAAGCGGTCTCGATCGTCCCTGTCGATGAACAGGGGAGGCTGTGCCCGTGA
- a CDS encoding phospholipase D-like domain-containing protein, translated as MKNIYIPAWHYRAPGIVQRTWGWSPVEEMILLSLDRSPGTIHDVSETLKIPRQVVGSTVARLMQFGLVEVRLSPQPVLTTSGIGQDFIRSGRALPERTADREIGISVVYEKVGLSVFRTKDVDTIPMTKLPATGAIIRFPDGDPPETHYSMMQRVNEFMVGMLRSGEWLRGVQATSSFLEARFLVLDLDEIGAGVFPPGASERLVDALKATIETGVLPQTATASPERPASIATRFSADQLIVGADKHLQRFEQIVGAAKSNIFVLSTFVASQSDEKGRDRRERIVRALEDACRRGVKCHLFFGTSLDRAKHAAAMQELYLRLSVARQTRGYLLVQRDPVDSHAKFLVADDGHDGAVVLMGSCNWLHSPFSAVEVSAELTETNAVAEGLDLLREIVSKLSSASRSVETLQFMASELRRSRNMLSISEDAQAPAATLTILPAADHERLLRLAAHEAQQRFICCTNKVGANMVPALFDPAEVAGRRLSDVRVYYSRRSGPVKRGHVTKHRERLHGIVDIIGVPEPQLHAKFLAWDSDHVVVSSLNWGSQSGLDDNPLDEIGLHLEGPGLATSLLKKLDAELG; from the coding sequence GTGAAGAATATCTATATCCCGGCGTGGCATTATCGGGCGCCAGGCATCGTTCAGCGGACGTGGGGCTGGAGCCCAGTCGAGGAAATGATCCTGCTCTCGCTGGATCGGAGCCCGGGAACCATCCACGACGTATCCGAAACGTTGAAGATTCCCCGGCAGGTGGTCGGTTCGACCGTGGCGCGGCTCATGCAGTTCGGGCTTGTGGAAGTGCGGCTGTCGCCGCAACCAGTTTTGACCACGAGTGGCATCGGCCAGGATTTCATACGCTCAGGTCGGGCGCTTCCGGAACGAACGGCTGATCGCGAAATCGGCATCAGCGTCGTCTACGAGAAGGTCGGGTTGTCTGTCTTCCGAACCAAAGACGTCGACACGATCCCCATGACGAAGCTCCCCGCCACGGGCGCAATCATCAGGTTTCCAGACGGCGATCCGCCTGAAACTCACTACTCGATGATGCAGCGGGTGAACGAATTCATGGTTGGCATGCTCCGGTCGGGCGAGTGGCTGCGCGGCGTCCAAGCCACCAGCTCCTTCCTCGAGGCGCGATTTCTCGTCCTGGACCTCGATGAGATTGGAGCTGGCGTGTTTCCTCCAGGCGCGAGCGAGCGGCTCGTTGATGCTCTCAAGGCTACGATCGAGACCGGCGTTTTGCCGCAAACCGCGACAGCATCCCCAGAGCGCCCTGCGTCCATCGCGACTCGCTTCAGCGCCGATCAGCTCATCGTCGGCGCCGATAAGCACTTGCAACGCTTCGAGCAGATCGTCGGGGCCGCCAAGTCGAACATCTTCGTGTTGTCGACTTTCGTTGCCTCGCAATCGGACGAGAAGGGCAGGGACCGTCGGGAACGCATCGTGCGAGCCTTGGAAGATGCGTGCAGGCGTGGCGTCAAATGCCATCTTTTCTTCGGCACGTCGCTCGATCGTGCCAAGCACGCGGCGGCCATGCAGGAACTATATCTCCGTTTGTCGGTGGCGAGACAAACGAGGGGGTATCTGCTGGTCCAGAGGGATCCCGTCGACAGCCATGCGAAGTTCCTTGTGGCCGACGACGGTCACGACGGCGCTGTCGTGTTGATGGGATCGTGCAACTGGCTCCATTCCCCGTTCTCGGCCGTTGAAGTCTCGGCCGAGCTTACGGAGACTAATGCGGTCGCCGAAGGCCTCGATCTGCTGCGAGAGATTGTTTCCAAACTTTCCAGCGCCAGTCGGTCTGTGGAAACGCTGCAGTTCATGGCCTCTGAATTGCGCCGTTCGCGCAATATGCTGTCGATCTCCGAAGACGCGCAGGCTCCAGCCGCTACCCTAACAATCCTGCCTGCCGCCGATCACGAGCGTCTGCTCCGCCTCGCGGCCCATGAAGCACAACAGCGCTTCATTTGCTGCACGAACAAGGTCGGCGCGAACATGGTGCCCGCGCTGTTCGATCCGGCTGAGGTCGCGGGCCGGAGACTCAGTGATGTCCGCGTCTATTATTCGCGCCGTTCTGGCCCGGTGAAGCGCGGTCATGTGACGAAGCATCGTGAACGGCTTCATGGGATAGTAGACATTATCGGTGTGCCAGAGCCGCAATTGCACGCGAAGTTTCTGGCCTGGGACAGCGATCACGTCGTCGTCAGCAGTTTAAACTGGGGGTCGCAATCGGGGCTCGATGACAATCCGCTGGACGAAATTGGCTTGCATTTGGAGGGCCCCGGGCTGGCGACTTCGTTGCTAAAAAAGCTTGATGCCGAACTCGGATGA
- a CDS encoding IS3 family transposase (programmed frameshift), producing MRKSRFSEEQIIGILKEHQAGIPVVDLCRKHGISDATFYTWRTKYGGMEVSDARNLKALEEENRKLKKLLAESMLDVATLREALGKKLLTPSSRRKVVTWAIEEKGYSQRRACGLIGIEPKTYRYASTRGDDTALRQRLRELASLRRRFGYRRLLILLRREGKEINHKKLFRLYREERLSVRRRGGRKRALGTRAPMTLPQAPNQRWSLDFVSDVLADGRRFRVLVIVDDFTRECLALVADTSLSSHRVVRELDAIIQRRGKPLMVVSDNGTELTSHAVLRWQQDTGVEWHYIAPGKPVQNAFVESLNGRFRDECLNEHLFQGLPMARRIIEAWRIDYNGHRPHTSLGGLTPNEFAARSRQDHNQNGFWL from the exons ATGCGCAAGAGCCGGTTCAGCGAGGAACAGATCATCGGGATCCTGAAGGAGCACCAGGCCGGAATCCCGGTCGTGGACCTCTGCCGGAAGCACGGGATCAGCGACGCGACCTTCTACACGTGGCGCACGAAGTACGGCGGGATGGAGGTGTCCGACGCCCGCAACCTTAAGGCGCTCGAGGAGGAAAACCGGAAGCTGAAGAAGCTTCTGGCCGAGTCGATGCTCGACGTAGCCACTCTCCGCGAGGCTCTTGGAA AAAAACTTCTGACGCCCAGTTCCCGGAGGAAGGTCGTGACCTGGGCGATCGAGGAGAAGGGCTACTCGCAGCGGCGTGCGTGCGGCCTCATCGGCATCGAGCCGAAGACCTATCGCTACGCCTCGACGCGAGGCGACGATACCGCGCTCCGCCAGCGCCTTCGTGAGCTGGCGAGCTTGCGTCGGCGGTTCGGCTATCGGCGTCTGCTGATCCTGCTTCGGCGAGAGGGCAAGGAGATCAACCACAAGAAGCTCTTCAGGCTCTACCGCGAGGAGCGGCTGTCGGTGCGCCGTCGCGGCGGACGCAAGCGAGCGCTTGGCACGCGAGCGCCGATGACCTTGCCGCAGGCACCCAACCAGCGATGGAGCCTGGACTTCGTCTCCGATGTGCTCGCGGACGGACGCCGGTTCCGCGTGCTGGTGATCGTCGACGACTTCACCCGGGAGTGCCTGGCGCTCGTGGCCGACACGTCGCTGTCGAGCCACCGGGTCGTACGGGAGCTGGACGCCATCATCCAACGTCGTGGCAAGCCGCTCATGGTCGTCAGCGACAACGGCACCGAACTGACCTCGCACGCGGTCCTGCGTTGGCAGCAGGACACAGGTGTCGAGTGGCACTACATCGCTCCCGGCAAGCCGGTTCAGAACGCCTTCGTCGAGAGCCTGAACGGCCGCTTCCGCGACGAATGTCTGAACGAGCACCTGTTCCAGGGCTTGCCGATGGCACGTCGGATCATCGAAGCTTGGCGGATCGACTACAACGGCCACCGGCCTCACACGAGCCTCGGCGGCCTTACCCCAAACGAGTTCGCAGCCCGGTCCAGGCAGGACCACAACCAGAACGGATTCTGGTTATGA
- a CDS encoding P-II family nitrogen regulator, with product MQSPCLIVTIVRKGWGDTVLKATMDAGAHGGTVLFGRGIGRNEQQHVFGIQIEPEKEIVLTVVPADLKEAMLEEIVRAAELTMPGNGLAFVVPVDKVAGIVHLVEERPS from the coding sequence ATGCAGAGCCCGTGCCTGATCGTCACTATCGTGCGCAAAGGCTGGGGCGACACGGTCCTGAAGGCCACGATGGACGCGGGTGCCCATGGCGGCACGGTCCTGTTCGGACGCGGCATCGGGCGCAATGAGCAGCAGCATGTCTTCGGTATCCAGATCGAGCCGGAAAAGGAAATCGTCCTGACCGTCGTGCCCGCGGATCTGAAGGAGGCGATGCTCGAGGAAATCGTGCGTGCGGCGGAACTGACCATGCCTGGCAACGGCCTCGCCTTCGTCGTCCCGGTCGATAAAGTGGCCGGCATCGTGCATCTGGTCGAGGAACGCCCCTCGTGA
- a CDS encoding DUF1538 domain-containing protein: MTIAIVPLVLLFLLVQVFLLKLPQRQVADILKGTAIAAGGLFLFLLGIGIGFLPFGRAVGAALGALDRTWLFVLGGLLLGLFTAWGEPAVRILADQVEQASSGSIPGSLVLWAICVGVALWVGLGMLRIAYGIPLLYLLVPGYLLAIGLMWLSDGDFVAIAVDAGGVATGPLANSFLLALALGASASMGDQDPIVHGFGFVALIALAPIISVMVLGLFVRLKTRTQE; encoded by the coding sequence GTGACGATCGCCATTGTGCCGCTCGTCCTGCTCTTCCTGCTCGTTCAGGTCTTCCTGCTCAAATTGCCGCAGCGGCAGGTCGCCGATATCCTCAAGGGAACAGCGATCGCGGCAGGGGGGCTTTTCCTGTTCCTGCTCGGCATCGGCATCGGTTTCCTGCCCTTCGGCCGGGCTGTGGGTGCGGCTCTCGGCGCATTGGACCGGACCTGGCTGTTCGTGCTCGGCGGGCTTCTGCTCGGGCTGTTCACGGCATGGGGGGAGCCCGCGGTGCGCATTCTCGCCGATCAGGTGGAGCAGGCCTCGAGCGGCTCCATTCCCGGATCGCTGGTCCTGTGGGCGATCTGCGTCGGCGTCGCTCTCTGGGTCGGTCTGGGCATGCTCAGAATTGCCTACGGGATTCCGTTGTTGTATCTGCTCGTGCCGGGCTATCTGCTGGCCATCGGCCTGATGTGGCTCAGCGACGGGGATTTCGTCGCGATTGCCGTGGATGCCGGCGGCGTCGCGACCGGGCCGCTGGCCAACAGCTTCCTCCTGGCTCTGGCGCTGGGCGCCTCTGCGTCGATGGGGGATCAGGATCCCATCGTCCATGGCTTCGGCTTCGTCGCGCTGATCGCCCTGGCGCCGATCATATCCGTCATGGTGCTCGGGCTCTTCGTCCGGCTGAAGACCCGCACCCAGGAGTGA
- a CDS encoding DUF1538 domain-containing protein produces the protein MLTVLKDRLIDVLKAVAPLVGLVCVLQVTIVHAPLDLFLQFLAGSILAVFGMLLLFVGVDLGVLPMGRFIGAELPKKGSITLIVAVSFALGFATTVAEPDVLVLASQVDAVSGRAIAGSAILYLIAVGVAGFAAMAMGRIILGWSLRLMLTVAYGLVVALSFLAPGEIVPLAFDAGSVTTGVLSGPVVIALAIGLSSVLAGRSAVSDGFGLLGFASVGPIIAVLLVGMWLW, from the coding sequence ATGCTGACCGTGCTGAAAGACAGGCTCATTGACGTGCTCAAGGCCGTCGCGCCGCTCGTCGGGCTCGTCTGCGTGCTGCAGGTCACGATCGTTCACGCCCCGCTCGACCTGTTCCTCCAGTTTCTCGCCGGCTCGATCCTCGCGGTCTTCGGCATGCTGCTGCTCTTTGTCGGCGTCGACCTCGGCGTCCTGCCGATGGGACGCTTCATCGGCGCCGAACTGCCGAAGAAGGGGTCGATCACGCTGATCGTCGCCGTGAGCTTCGCCCTCGGTTTCGCGACGACGGTCGCCGAACCCGACGTGCTGGTTCTGGCCTCGCAGGTCGACGCGGTTTCCGGGCGCGCGATTGCCGGGTCGGCAATCCTGTACCTCATCGCGGTCGGGGTCGCCGGCTTCGCCGCCATGGCCATGGGCCGCATCATTCTGGGGTGGTCCCTGCGGCTCATGCTGACCGTCGCCTACGGCCTGGTCGTCGCCTTATCCTTCCTCGCGCCGGGGGAGATCGTGCCATTGGCGTTCGATGCCGGCAGCGTGACGACGGGGGTCCTCTCCGGGCCCGTCGTGATTGCTCTCGCCATCGGGTTGAGCTCGGTGCTGGCGGGACGCTCGGCGGTGTCCGACGGTTTCGGGCTTCTCGGATTCGCCTCCGTCGGTCCGATCATCGCTGTGCTGCTGGTCGGGATGTGGCTGTGGTGA
- a CDS encoding AI-2E family transporter: MPKATIQGLSFVVLVVAVTTAFLWLLLPYYGAILWAVILAILFDPLHRNLEARLGGHRNLAAALSVLACICIVVIPGAAILASLAQEAASLYNRINTREFDLATLLGQIQGALPPFVEKALATLNLGDFVEIRTRLTSFLMQASQEVATRALSIGQNTAQFFVSLGVMLYLLFFLFRDGRLLASLIRKASPLSGRHTDHILGKFSSVVAATVKGNIIIAAIQGGIGGIAFWMLGIQAALLWGVLMAFLSLLPAIGAALVWVPVAVYFLLAADYFRGFVLFAVGVLVISTVDNLLRPPLVGRGTRLPDYVVLISTVGGLSVIGMNGFVIGPLIAALFIAIWSLFSEEQLHS; this comes from the coding sequence GTGCCCAAGGCGACGATCCAGGGGCTTAGCTTTGTCGTCCTCGTCGTCGCGGTGACGACGGCCTTCCTGTGGCTTCTTCTTCCCTATTACGGCGCCATTCTCTGGGCCGTCATCCTGGCGATCCTGTTCGATCCGCTGCACAGGAACCTCGAGGCCCGGCTGGGCGGACATCGCAATCTTGCGGCAGCGCTCAGCGTCCTGGCCTGCATCTGCATAGTCGTCATTCCCGGTGCGGCGATCCTGGCCTCTCTGGCCCAGGAGGCGGCCAGCCTTTATAACCGGATCAACACGCGGGAATTCGATCTCGCGACCTTGCTCGGGCAGATCCAGGGCGCGCTTCCGCCCTTCGTCGAGAAAGCGCTCGCCACGCTGAACCTAGGCGACTTCGTCGAAATCCGGACCAGGCTGACGTCCTTCCTGATGCAGGCAAGCCAAGAAGTCGCCACGCGCGCCCTCAGCATCGGCCAGAACACGGCGCAGTTCTTCGTCAGCCTCGGTGTGATGCTGTACCTGCTGTTCTTCTTGTTTCGCGACGGCAGGCTATTGGCGAGCCTGATCCGGAAGGCGAGCCCGCTCAGCGGTCGCCATACCGATCATATCCTTGGAAAATTCTCGTCTGTCGTTGCCGCGACGGTCAAGGGCAACATCATCATAGCGGCGATCCAGGGCGGGATCGGCGGCATTGCATTCTGGATGCTCGGCATTCAGGCGGCGCTCCTGTGGGGCGTGCTCATGGCGTTTCTGTCGCTTCTTCCTGCGATCGGCGCGGCGCTCGTATGGGTCCCGGTGGCCGTCTATTTCCTGCTCGCGGCCGACTATTTCAGGGGGTTCGTGCTTTTTGCGGTCGGGGTGCTGGTCATCAGCACGGTCGACAATCTGCTGCGTCCGCCCCTGGTCGGCCGGGGAACACGCCTGCCGGACTATGTCGTCCTCATATCGACGGTGGGCGGCCTCTCGGTGATCGGCATGAACGGCTTCGTCATCGGCCCACTGATTGCCGCGCTGTTCATCGCCATTTGGTCGCTGTTCTCCGAGGAGCAACTGCACTCCTGA
- a CDS encoding carboxymuconolactone decarboxylase family protein: MGQLAGHLNRALSNGLTAEEAGEVVAHLAFHTGWPTAFSAGPVVREVLEKRSK; encoded by the coding sequence ATCGGGCAGCTAGCGGGACACCTCAACCGGGCGCTCAGCAATGGACTCACCGCTGAAGAAGCTGGCGAAGTGGTAGCCCACCTCGCGTTCCACACGGGTTGGCCAACGGCCTTCTCAGCTGGTCCGGTCGTTCGAGAGGTCCTCGAAAAGCGCAGCAAATAG
- a CDS encoding DUF305 domain-containing protein, with amino-acid sequence MEDHQHSTQHDQTDTRSYVMLAVNFLLGLIVMYVAMFTMVDGWQDFHNNINMLYMALTMAAPMGIIMLATMNEMYPRRSLNMVLYLGLAALCVASFAATRTQALVGDRQFIASMIPHHSGAILMCRQNHFTDQELARLCDGIIQSQRNEIEQMNGIRSRLEAGAAPR; translated from the coding sequence ATGGAGGACCACCAGCATTCAACTCAGCACGATCAGACAGATACGCGAAGCTATGTCATGCTCGCGGTCAACTTCCTGCTCGGCCTGATCGTCATGTACGTGGCGATGTTCACGATGGTCGACGGCTGGCAAGACTTCCACAATAACATCAACATGCTCTACATGGCGCTGACCATGGCGGCCCCGATGGGCATCATCATGCTCGCGACCATGAATGAGATGTATCCGCGGCGTAGTCTCAATATGGTCCTCTATCTCGGCCTCGCCGCCTTATGCGTTGCCTCCTTCGCCGCCACCCGCACTCAAGCTCTGGTCGGAGACCGGCAATTCATCGCGTCGATGATTCCACACCATTCCGGCGCGATCCTCATGTGCCGGCAGAACCACTTCACTGACCAGGAGCTCGCCCGCCTCTGCGACGGAATCATCCAATCGCAGAGGAATGAAATCGAGCAGATGAACGGGATCAGATCGCGGCTGGAAGCCGGAGCGGCGCCCCGATGA